A single window of Opisthocomus hoazin isolate bOpiHoa1 chromosome 5, bOpiHoa1.hap1, whole genome shotgun sequence DNA harbors:
- the CASP6 gene encoding caspase-6, with protein sequence MSGSAPGRPAGHIQLDSRPTLTTTDGNENLTEVDALDIRQTLDPAVQYKMNHQRRGVALIFNHEHFFWHLKLPDRRGTLADRNNLKRSLTDLGFEVRHFDDLKAEDVLQEIYEVSNDDHSNADCFVCVFLSHGENDHVYAYDAQIKIETMTDMFRGDKCPSLVGKPKIFIIQACRGDKHDDPVIAQDSIDGTDRPAVNETEVDAAGVYTLPAGADFIMCYSVAQGYFSHRETVNGSWYIQDLCEALRKHGSSLEFTELLTVVNRKVSHRKVDMCRDINAIGKKQIPCFASMLTKKLYFHPKSK encoded by the exons ATGTCGGGCTCGGCGCCGGGGCGGCCGGCAG GCCACATCCAGCTGGATAGCAGACCTACGTTAACCACCACAG ATGGAAATGAGAACCTCACAGAAGTAGATGCACTTGATATAAG ACAAACACTTGATCCTGCAGTGCAATACAAAATGAACCATCAAAGAAGAGGAGTTGCGCTCATCTTCAATCACGAGCACTTCTTTTGGCATTTAAAGCTTCCAGACAGACGTGGGACTCTTGCAGACAGAAACAATCTGAAACGCAG TTTGACAGACCTTGGATTTGAAGTCAGACATTTTGATGATCTGAAAGCAGAGGATGTGCTGCAGGAAATCTATGAAG TCTCCAACGATGACCACAGCAATGCTGACTGCTTTGTTTGTGTGTTCCTGAGTCATGGTGAGAATGATCATGTTTATGCATATGATGCCCAAATCAAAATTGAGACGATGACAGACATGTTCAGAGGAGACAAATGCCCAAGTCTGGTAGGAAAACCGAAGATATTTATCATTCAG GCATGTCGAGGTGATAAACATGACGATCCAGTTATTGCTCAGGATTCAATAGATGGCACCGATCGACCCGCTGTCAATGAGACTGAAGTGGATGCAGCTGGTGTCTATACCCTGCCTGCTGGTGCAGACTTTATCATGTGCTACTCTGTGGCACAAG GTTACTTTTCTCATCGTGAAACTGTAAATGGCTCCTGGTACATTCAAGATTTGTGTGAGGCACTTAGGAAGCACGGCTCTTCCTTGGAGTTCACAGAACTTCTTACTGTCGTTAACAGGAAAGTATCTCATCGCAAAGTAGATATGTGCAGAGACATTAATGCTATAGGAAAGAAGCAGATTCCTTGTTTTGCCTCAATGCTAactaaaaaattgtattttcatccAAAATCTAAGTAG
- the MCUB gene encoding calcium uniporter regulatory subunit MCUb, mitochondrial, whose amino-acid sequence MLAGLGRAVRSRWAPGKRLLSAPQVWLWRDAGAPRGRRGAAPCSTLVPSDEVTINYRHGLPVITLTLPTRSERCRFTVKPMVTTVGAFLQDVQREDKGIERAEVFATDGGKVSDATLMEILLMNDFKLVINNTAYSVSPPVKDKLSSEHATEMEDIKTLVHRLFVALHLEGHQIRRERELLQKLDHLKEELLPLEQMKARIKDSADAMTSRLLWVGLALMSTQGGALAWLTWWVYSWDIMEPVTYFITYGSAMAFYAYFVLTKQDYIYPDAKDRQFLHYFYRKSKNQHFNVEQYNKLKEDLAEAEESLRRLRQPLHLRLPIQEISDKD is encoded by the exons GTGTGGCTGTGGAGGGACGCTGGGGCTCCGAGGGGCCGGCGAGGAGCAGCACCGTGCAGCACACTCGTGCCGTCCGACG AAGTAACTATTAATTACAGACATGGTCTTCCTGTGATAACTCTTACGCTGCCTACAAGAAGTGAACGCTGTCGGTTCACTGTCAAGCCAATGGTGACCACCGTAGGGGCATTCCTGCAGGATGTGCAGAGAGAAGATAAAGGTATTGAGAGGGCGGAAGTCTTTGCAACAG ATGGTGGCAAGGTCTCTGATGCAACCTTGATGGAGATCTTACTGATGAATGACTTTAAACTTGTTATCAACAACACAGCATACAGTGTGTCACCTCCTGTAAAAG ataaGCTGAGTAGTGAGCATGCTACTGAAATGGAAGATATCAAAACCTTGGTTCACAGACTGTTCGTGGCTCTGCATTTAGAAGGTCACCAgataaggagagagagagaattgcTACAGAAACTGGACCATCTGAAAGAAGAGCTGCTGCCTCTTGAACAG ATGAAAGCCAGAATCAAGGACAGTGCAGACGCAATGACCTCCAGGCTTCTGTGGGTCGGCTTAGCTCTGATGTCAACACAAGGGGGAGCGTTGGCGTGGCTCACGTGGTGGGTCTATTCCTGGGACATCATGGAGCCGGTCACATACTTCATCACTTACGGGAGTGCCATGGCTTTCTACGCCTACTTTGTTCTTACTAAACAG GACTACATTTACCCTGATGCTAAAGACAGGCAGTTCCTCCACTACTTCTATCGGAAATCCAAAAACCAGCATTTTAATGTGGAACAATATAACAAGCTCAAAGAAGACCTAGCAGAG gcagaagaatcCCTGAGGCGTCTGCGCCAACCTCTGCACCTGAGGCTTCCAATCCAGGAAATCAGTGACAAGGACTGA